GTCAATCAAGGTGTAATCTTGAATGTTGAAAAGTATCATACTATAACAGTATGATCAGGTTGATGTGCTGGCCAAAGTAAATCAAATGCCCACCGCTCTCTGCAAGAAAGATTATACAGGTTAAAGTAACTGGAAAACATATATAAAAGGAACTAAATTTACCTAAGAAGCCAACAAATTTGTATAGATTTGCCTGGAGATAATTAAGGACCTAACTAAGATGACCTTATTTCACGTACGAACTCATAATTAGTACACCTCAAGCTTGTCTTCTCCCGTCATTTCTGCAACATATTCCTTTATCTTTAGGGCTGAATCTTTTAGTTGATGCTTGCCCCACAGCGAGATAGACTTTAATGAAGCAATATCCCCGAAACTATCCGGAATCTCCATAAGCTGACGACAGCTTTGTATACATAATTCCTCGAGCACAGAAAAGGATTCCTCTCCATTAACCTTCCATTCAGAAAAAGACATCTTATACAATGTTAGCGATTTGAGATTCTCGAAGATGACTTGTTCCAAATTCCATGGTTCCTCAAATATCTTGAATCCAAGGCTTCGAAGATTGGGAAACCTTTTGAGAATATCCTCTGTGTCTTCAGAATGGGAAAACTGGAGATGATATAATATCCTCAAATTCTCTAACTTTGAGTCCTCTTCTAGCACGGTTTGTTCATTGATGTACGGATCAAAGACAGAACATCTATCCGTTCTCACATGTCGTAGCTTTGCAAGACTCCAATTACTAGGTGATAGTACAATGTTTGATCTCCCGGTATACGCCACCAGAGTTTCAAGATTCAAGAGGTTTGAAAATGATGGAGGGAGAGCTTTTGCCTCCGTCCAAATGTCTTAAGTACCTCAAATGAACAAGCATACCTATTTCATTCAGCAAAGAATCTGTCAAACTTATTCCGCGCAGATCCAACCTTTTAAGAAGCCTCAAGTGTCTTAGGTGACAGCTGTAGGAAAGATGATTGGGCTTACAGTAATCTACATCACCAACCTTGTATACCTTCAAAGAGACGAGGTGTTTAACATAAGGATTTTTCTTTTCTGGATAGAACAACACAAAATTTTCATCAGAATGGAGATGTTGATCGTAATGAATAGTCATTCCACGTGGCATCACATctggaggaggaggaagaggaggaggaggagcactTGAACTTATGAAGTCAAACAATTTCTCCATTCTAGATTTTATGAAACAAAAATCATGCACAAGATCATGAATTTGGCAACTCGGGTTCCTGCCACCTCTCTTATTTGAAACTATTACCAAGCTACTGGATATTAACTCATCCACAAAAACCTCCAGTACTTCTTCCACACTCTTCATCTCAGTCTCTTCCACGAGTCCGTTGGCACTCTATAAACTTTTCAATTCAGAGATTTCAATATCTTGGTCCTTTGGATAGCTTGCAAAGTAAAGCAAGCATCGCTTTAGGTGATCAGataaatggtcataacttaatTGAATAACCTTCATCACTTCCTCTTCATTCTTAAAGGATTTCAAATTATGTAGAACCTCAAGCCACAAAGCCTGTTCGTTTTCTTTCGTAGCAATGACTCCACCGATCAGATCAAGTACCAAAGGAAGCCCTTCACACTTTCGGGCTATTTCTTCTCCAACATACCTTAGTTCATCAGGGCAACTTTCTTCTCCGAATACCTTTTTCTCTAATAACTCCCAACTTTCTTCTGGTCTTAGTAATCGAAGGTTAAGAGGATCAGTGTGGCGTTTTCCGTGCAATGCCACTTCCTTTTTTCGACTTGTTAAAATAATTCTACTTCTTTTCTGAAGATCCTGAAAAGGAAATGTTAGCTCATCCCATGCTGCAGTATCCCACAAGTCATCCAAGACGATCAGGTACCTCCTTCCATATAGCTTTTTCCGGAGCTCATCATCAACATCAAAATCCTCTAAATTTCGCATCTGAACCAGTGACTTGATTATGAATTTTATGCAACACCTTTTTCCTGTCATACTCTTGGTCGATTGTGCACCACGCACGAATATCGAAATGTCTAGTAACTGATTTATCATTGTATACTTTGTATGCTAAAGTAGTTTTACCTGCACCCGGCATACCAATGATTGAAATGACATCAAGCTCCGCTGGTCCGCTAGTGAGCTGCCTAATTATCAGGTTTGTCTCCTCCTCAAAACCGACAATAATTTTCCCAGTTAGCTTTTTTGATGACTTGCTTTCAACTAGCTTGTTGGGAGAGTTTACAATAATAAGACCCCTTTTCTTGGAGATCTTTTGCGGTACCTCTTCTTTCAAATGCTTGATCTTTTTTACGGTGGCAAGAAGTAAGAAGATAAGGTTCAAGAGACCATGATCTCTGATAAGAATTGAATTAATGGCATGTTCGGCCTCATATGCTACATCTAAAACACAAGTCCAGAGATCTCTATCCAATTCTTGCTCAACATTTCCGAAGAATGATCTTATGAATTCTAGGTCTTCTTTTATCAACCCAATTTCTTTTTTTATCAAAGCAACTGAATAAGCATTAGATAATTGAGCAAATCATTTAAGTTTCTAAGTAGAAGAGTCATGAAGAGTGGTCCATCACTCATGGGGAAGCAGAATTGAGACGAGAGTATAGGGGCTTTCAAGAAAACACGTCTAAGATCTTCCTTCAGGAGTTCAATATTTTTCAGCAAGTCTAGACTTGCACAACTTGTTTCATTCATATTCTCTTCATTCCTTGAGTTTTCCTCTAAGTTGCGAACAAGAATGCCTACCTCCCTAGTAAGTGCTACGACGTGTGCTAAGAGGACAAACAATTTGTCATAATGAATAACGTCTTTGGACACATCAGTAAGAATAATCAATAGGAATTCTATCATGACATGAATGTTTCGAGCTGAAGTGCTTGCAGTGATAACAGTTATCATATGCGCTTGTAGATGCATCACATATTCTCTAAGAATGTCCGGAGAGGGTTCTAAGAGCTGCTTTATGAAGCGTCCAACTTGTGCTGACTTTGAATCTTTCAAATTTGTAGAACATATGTGCATAACCTCCAATTCAACAGGAATAATCTTCAAAAGTAGATGAGCTAGCATGGAATTGACTTGGGGGACATCAATTTGATCAGCCAAAAGGACAAAACAAAAGTGTCCTACTCTCTCAGCCATAAGTTGAAACTGAGGTAAGACATATTCAATTGTCTCACGCTCAGTGCAACCATTTACTTTCAGCCGATGGAAATCTCTTAGATTGCCACATACATTCTGAAGAAGCTCATATTGAGTTATTGATTGGAAAATCAACTCAGCACGATACTTGCGTAGATAATGGAGATTCACGAGGAGGGAGTCCAAAAGTTCAACTAACTGATCGTCAGTCATAGTGACACTTGATTCAAAATGATGATCTGAGCTAATAGAACTTTTGATCGTTTCCAGGAATCGAGGAACGACATGATCCTTTAATTTAACTAACAAATCATCTCCACTCTTATGAAAAAGTGACTGAACCAGATCATGAACCTCATATGATATGCAAGACATTTCAGCATCAAAACCATCCAAAATGAAATAGCAAAGCTGTAAACATGATGACATAAATGTCAGTTCCAATGTAAGCTTTTCAATTTCATCCATGTCAAGAGCAATATGAACTCGTCCATTCGTTAACATATCTATGAAATCCAGAAGATAAACAATGTCCTTGCGAAGTACAGCATATGGCACCTGCCAAAAGACCAAATATAGTATCAAATTTTCAATGCCACATATTCTCATATAACACTTAACCAAATAAGTCTTTTTAGTTGAGTTGTTAGGATATGGTTTCTTGAAATAAATCTGCTtgaattttacattttttatctCATAGTTGGAATTAGCTATTGCGCTTTATAAAGTCTCGGCACTTTGTTGATACAATGAAATTTATTGGAATAAAATAGAAGAATTCGGTTCATTTTAGTTTATTGGGAACTTTCAGCTTATTTTTTCCGTGCTAACCATATTCTTTATGTATGTGACTATTGGGTAGGTATATTTGATTTGCGTATGTCCGAGGTTAggattaagtttttttttttttttttttttttttgtgaaatgtCTTTTCCTTCATTTCGATCATTGATTGGTAGTTTTTTGGAATTAGCTGACAGCTTCAAAGTTCTATTAATAGCTAAACCATTATGTATGCAAATAAAGCCTACTTTCTTAAATGGGAGTATGAAGTTTTATGTAATATTGACTTATTATCTTGTAAAAGTTTATGCTTTTGTAGTTTTTACTTATACATCATCATATATTAGAAATATTaacaaaaaattacaaaattttaGGTTCGAATTCATATTGAAAAATACTTCTTATAAAAAAAAcatttgaaaaagatgaaaggctAGCCTGCAGCCCGCTTAAGGCTTGAGGCTCTTTTGAAAGTGGGGCTGGGCCGGCCCGTCCTGGCTCATCAAATTATTCCATGGCCCGTGAGTCGGGGGTTGGGCTGGGCTGGGTTAACACATTTTGACCTTTAACCATGATTAATTTTACTGAACAGGCAACTAACATGTGTAGAAGGCCTCTTCAAAAATAGCCTACTTGATATGCTAATGTTTATAGCTTATGTCGCAAGCATGTCAAAGAGTGATAGTTATTTACTCAAAATAAGTGTGAAACAAGCACAGCAGTTGGAAAGTATTTCCAATTTATCTTTCTGAACCTTCATACGATCGAGTTCTACTGATCTAGTTAAGTAGTTAATTACACTGTGCACTGAAGAaggttttattttatatgatagATTACTTTACAGGGTATGCACAAAAGAAGGATGGGCGATTTAGTAAAGAATTTGTTAAGCCATTTTTGGGAGGAAGAGATAAAAAGAGGAAACTGACAAACATATAAAACGTCTTGCAAAAAAACGAGGATCCATAGgttttatgtttattatttttaaccataaaaaAGTGACATAGCTTCGCCAAGCTTGCTCATATTGCTGGTCACAAGTTCGATTAAGTATGAGGGTTGTGGTAAGCAGACAACTAGAGTAAAGTATAAATCTATAATGAATTCTCGGCGTATAGAATATATCGAGCTTAAATAAGCGGCATGATTAGTGTGGATTCGTATAACTGATCTCAACTTACTTCCAATTGAGGATAGTTGTAGTAGTATAAGCATATGACATGATTAGCGTCAAATTTATGATTATATATCCGCACAAACATTAGTGCTAATGTGGATGGGTAAGACCATACCAATTTCTAACACGTTCATTAATAATTGAGAACAAGAATATGGCTTGAGATCTTTGGAAATAATTGGGACAACTTTGGGATGAATATGATCATGCTTTAATCATCCAAGCCAATATGAGTTTTAATACGTATAAAAATTGTATGAGTTGGGACATACGAGTTTTTGACCAAATACATCCTTATTCTTTCCCCCAAACTTACACTACATCCTTGTAATATCTCATTTAACTGGAAACATCCTTTATGTATCTCAAACTTGATAAAAAAAACATCCTTCTGTTAAGTTTTCCATCCACCACTAACGAAATTTATATATCTCctgtttttcttccctttttttcttgTTCGCCCACAAATACTTCTCCTAACAGAACGACATAGAAAGAAATGAGAAAGTTCGTTCTATCTAATTAAACAACAaatggaaaagaaagagaaaaatagatCGAGAGTAAGAGAGCTTTTATATATATGATAGTTATTCCTCGTAAGCGAAAACGTATGTACAGGTGagttcttgttttccttttctttttgtttgttctGATAAAATGCTACATGCTGAAAAGGgctgtatatttttcttttttgctgtTTAACAGTGATGTGGATGTGGTATGCCAGAGTTTGTATAGGTGCCTCCTTTTGTTGATTCTCCACGCTTTGTTTTTTCGGGGTGGACAATTAGAAGCAACATGAAGCTAACCCATTTGATTCTGTTAGCATAAGAGGTACAGTTCATGTGCAAACTCGGTAAAACCGGGGTAACACGTACCCCGATTTCCCGGTGGGTCAAACGAAGCGAATATATAAATGAGCttgtgggcatttgactttgaatttcctctttcaacagtttttgatTTCGAAACATCGGCCAACAAGGCCAGTTGGAGTCAACTTAATGCCCTTGCCGAGATTgggtgccttttcttttgcatattggcttgtatcaagtgagaaccctgtaaatcagtcaTGCCTTCCCTTTTTTGTCTTAGTTTCAGAACAGAGTTAAACCAAAAaataacatgatttgcagtttaATTTCTATAACCCATGGAGAATATatagataacaacagattattcaactatacagttccatggaattgaccaagttaATTCCTattgtgcacgcccacacgcccatcacctatcatgtgcgtcacctcaaaactaatcacatgacacataatacgaggtttcatacccttagaatcaaatttagaactgttacttaccttaatccgtgcaaatccctactccaacacgcccctgcctcacgaatcggcctctaaatgccctaaatctagccacaaacagttcgatacaatcaacacgatctaaaggaatcaattccacaagaaaatactaagttattaatcaaaagtcaaaagttgACTCAAAAGACGGCCCCCgatcccacgtctcgaaatccgataaaagttataaaacccgaaagcccattcaaccacgagtccaaccataccaattttacaaaaatccgacaccaa
The sequence above is drawn from the Nicotiana tabacum cultivar K326 chromosome 13, ASM71507v2, whole genome shotgun sequence genome and encodes:
- the LOC142168001 gene encoding putative late blight resistance protein homolog R1B-23, which translates into the protein MKSVEEVLEVFVDELISSSLVIVSNKRGGRNPSCQIHDLVHDFCFIKSRMEKLFDFISSSAPPPPLPPPPDVMPRGMTIHYDQHLHSDENFVLFYPEKKNPYVKHLVSLKVYKVGDVDYYIWTEAKALPPSFSNLLNLETLVAYTGRSNIVLSPSNWSLAKLRHVRTDRCSVFDPYINEQTVLEEDSKLENLRILYHLQFSHSEDTEDILKRFPNLRSLGFKIFEEPWNLEQVIFENLKSLTLYKMSFSEWKVNGEESFSVLEELCIQSCRQLMEIPDSFGDIASLKSISLWGKHQLKDSALKIKEYVAEMTGEDKLEVY
- the LOC107767445 gene encoding uncharacterized protein LOC107767445, which codes for MDSLTSKKETVQMQLESVETQLQAAKEKASVQVEKIKELQSQLGLAISDKVPYAVLRKDIVYLLDFIDMLTNGRVHIALDMDEIEKLTLELTFMSSCLQLCYFILDGFDAEMSCISYEVHDLVQSLFHKSGDDLLVKLKDHVVPRFLETIKSSISSDHHFESSVTMTDDQLVELLDSLLVNLHYLRKYRAELIFQSITQYELLQNVCGNLRDFHRLKVNGCTERETIEYVLPQFQLMAERVGHFCFVLLADQIDVPQVNSMLAHLLLKIIPVELEVMHICSTNLKDSKSAQVGRFIKQLLEPSPDILREYVMHLQAHMITVITASTSARNIHVMIEFLLIILTDVSKDVIHYDKLFVLLAHVVALTREVGILVRNLEENSRNEENMNETSCASLDLLKNIELLKEDLRRVFLKAPILSSQFCFPMIALIKKEIGLIKEDLEFIRSFFGNVEQELDRDLWTCVLDVAYEAEHAINSILIRDHGLLNLIFLLLATVKKIKHLKEEVPQKISKKRGLIIVNSPNKLVESKSSKKLTGKIIVGFEEETNLIIRQLTSGPAELDVISIIGMPGAGKTTLAYKMRNLEDFDVDDELRKKLYGRRYLIVLDDLWDTAAWDELTFPFQDLQKRSRIILTSRKKEVALHGKRHTDPLNLRLLRPEESWELLEKKVFGEESCPDELRYVGEEIARKCEGLPLVLDLIGGVIATKENEQALWLEVLHNLKSFKNEEEVMKVIQLSYDHLSDHLKRCLLYFASYPKDQDIEISELKSL